TAAAAATGGTTCCGAAATCCACATCAAAGTCGGTCGCTGAGGAATATTCGTAATTGCCTCCCGTTGAAATATTCCCTCCGTTTCCGGTGTTTTCAGAAGCCACACCAAATGAACAGTCATTCGTTTGTGCCGCCATCAGCGATCCTGCCGCTAAAAGCATCATGAGTAATTTGTTTTTCATAAATAGTAAGGTATTAAGTAGCGCTAAAATAGAATTATAATTCCCGCGCAACATCATACAGCGCTTTCAAAATCCCTGATTTATAAAGCTATTAAATACATTTAACCGACTGGTATTCATGTCATTGACTTTAAGAATCGATGTCTAATTTGCGGTGCGTTTTTTTGCGGCTTCGCGCAGGAAAATCGAAGGTGAAATGCCCGTTGTATTTTTGAATACGGTTGTAAAAGCACTGTGAGAAGTAAAGCCACATTCTTCAGCGAGATAGCTTATTTTATACTTTTGGTAATCGGGATTGTTGTAAATCTTATCGCATATATACCTGATGCGCAGACCGTTGATATAGGTGTTAAAGTTTTTGCCCTTGTATTTATTGATGACATCTGAAAGATAACTGGTATTTGTAGCGAGCTGAACGGCGAGATTGGCAATATTAAGTTTAGGATTTATGTATTTATCTGAAGCTTCGAATTTCTCGAGGCGGCTGAGAATCTCTGTTTCGACCGGTGACGGTATATAATCCGTTTTGTCTTTTGGCTGCGAGGGTATTTTTTTCTCTGTTGTCTCTGATGGAAGCGCTGTAAGTTTTGAGGTCATCAGTTCAAAAGCCTTTATTTCGCGTTTTCTTTTGAGGATTAAATAAATTATTGCACCTATAAAAATAATGGCCAAAACAGCACTTATAGAAAGTATCCGTCTGTAATTTTGGTCAGCCCTGGAAATAACCGACCGGAAATCTTTCTGTTCTGCATTAATGGCAGTATTAATGGCACTGAGTTCCTTTTCTTTAACTGATTCGGTTGCGTTGATATACTTTTCGTTGTATGCGAAATACTCCTTATAATTTCCCTGCAGTCTATAGTTTTTTGCAAGATTGTTGTAGATCTCAGTTTTCAGTTCTGCATCCTGTAATTGGGGATCTAGCAGCGCTACTTTCAACGAATCGACCGCTCTTTGAGTAAAACCTCTGTCCGAATAAACCTGAGCCAAAGCGTTATAGATATAAAGTTTAAGCTCCCTGTTTTTGAGGTCTTTTACTGCCAGGGCTTTATTAAGATAAAATTCCGCTGAGTCGTTCTTCTTCATAAAACTGAAAGACCTGCCAATATTATACAGCGATCGCCGATAGTGGTAAACCGAAGGTTCCGGCCTGGATAATAACTGAAACTGCTTTAAAGATCTTTTGTAATTGCTATTGGCTGCCTCATACTTTTTTTCGTCGAAAAAAATATTGCCGAGATCCAGATAGGATAAACCTTTGAGGGTGATTTTAGTATCGTTTTCCGGTAGTTTATTTACCTCAGTAATTGCTTTTTGCAGGTATTCTTTGGCTTTATCATTAAGTTTGAGCTGTATGTACTGGTGCGCAATGGAGCCATAGATTTTGGCGGTCAGTTCATAATTCCGGGTTGTTTCGGCGATTTCTTTTGCTTCAAACAGAAGTTCGGTGGATTTTTTAAGGTCATTCTTTTTAAACAGTTCAATAGCCTGCGTGGCCAGTTCGATGCTTTTCTTTTCCGCAGACCCCATTGTTTCTTTTGACGAAAGCTGCGCCTGCAATGTGCCGGATAACAGTATTACTAAATATATGTATCTCATCCAGAATTAAATTAGTGGCAAAAATTCCCGGGAATTTCGCCCACAAAGGTAAAAAAGCTTTATGCAACGATCAGTATGAGGTTATAGATTCAGAAAAAATTGAGTTTATAAATTGTAAATGAACATTATTTTGGGACGGACACGCGACCCGGAGGATGTTGGAATACTCAGAATGAATCATATAACACCGCATTAAAGGATTGAAAAACCTCAATCAGGTACGGCCCGATTGTGTTTCGTGACTTTGCGGCCATTTCAAGCAAGCCAGGAATGTCGCGTGGCAAAGGAAGGTCTATAACTGCATGGCATTACTTTCTGCGATCTTAGGGCAGCCGCTCGCCATTGGCGCTGGCTTCGATCGTTTTGGTGAGCCGCGACTGCCGGGTTTTCTCCTGTTTGGCACTCATGATCCAGTGGACAGTGACCTTGCGGTAGGAGGGCGGTTGCCGGGTGAAAAATTCCCAGGCTGCTTTATCCTTTTTGAACTGATCTTCAAAAGCTTGATCCAGCGCCGCCGGTTCCTGTTCATGGGAATAGATGCCGGACCTGTCTTCGGTGCGCAGACTGAAGGCTTTGAGCCCTGCGGGCTGCATAAGTCCCGCCAACTTAAGTTCGCTAACCTTTCTGATGTTAACCGCGCTCCAAATGCTGCCGAGACGCCTCGGCGTAAACCGGATGCTGTAACTTTCGGCGTCAACTGATTTCCGTACACCGTCAATCCACCCAAAACACAGTGCCTGATCCACAGACTGTGACCAGGTCATCGAAGCTTTGCCGCTTCCCACTTTATAAAAACCGACGGTGAGCACCTTTTCGGTTTTGTGGTGCTGCTCAAGCCAGACTCTGAACTGAGCCGGTGTTTCAAAAAATGTTGGATTCATGATTGACAGGGATCGTAATGCTTTCACACAAAATTACGGAATTCATCTGCTTGCAGGTTCACCGATGTAAAGATCAGTTACAGGATATTCCGCAGGATCATAAATGGTACTTCGGGAGAGGTGGTCACTTACGGGTTTGCTGAATAGGTAATATATACCACGAATACGGTCATTGTTTATACATATTTGGTGCTGAGCTGACTAACTTTGCACCGTCAAAACACACATAATGTCCCCAACCATCCTTAAAACACTGCTCGTACCCACTGGCTTTTCCGCTAAATGTGAAAATGCACTCCGTCTTGCGGCAGAGATGGCACAACGGCATGACGCCAAGATCATTTTATTCCATGTAGTGCCGCTACAGTACCTGATCGACAGAACTGGCAGACAGATTATTGGTGGTGACACCACGCAGATTACCATAGAGCAGGCAGCTGAGAAACTGCTGTCTTATAAGGAAGCACTCGTGGCCAATCACCCCGGACTTCAGATTGAAACCCATGTAAAGACGGGTATGCTGCCTGACGTGGTGAATGACCTGACCGTTTCCGCCAGTGCGGACCTGGTGATCCTCGGCACCTCTGGCGAACAAAAGTGGAAGCAGATGATTCTGGGCTCTTACTCCTATGATATCCTCCGTGACGCACCTTGTCCGGTACTGCTCGTTCCGCAGCTTTTTGAAAAGCGTGCCTTTTGTAATATCCTCTTTCCGGTGCGGGTAACTGATTATCTGGAGCTTAAACTGGAGCTTGCCGTGGCCATTGCCGAACGGAACCATGCGCATATCAATCTGTATGGTGTCTGCGACGCAGATAATCTTGAAGAAATCAGGGAAAGGTTTAAAGTTGCCGAGGCAGGTTTTAAAGATAAAGTTAGGAGTTTCCGGTCTGAGCTTGTGCTCACCGACGACAAAGCGGAAGCCATTTCGCATGAATCAAACGAAAAGGACTGCGATCTTGTGATCCTCAGCCATAAGGATGAGTTCGTGTGGAAGTCGGTGTTGCTCGAAAACTTCTTCAGAAAAATAATTAACGGTACCGACGCGGCATTACTCTTCGTAAAGCCCAGATTAATAGGCACTACTGAAATACAGGACGGTGGCACATCATACGATATCACGATGCCGGTTCCGGGTTAATAACGTAAAAAAATATGATAGTAATAAAAGTTTACGGCGATCATCATAAAGCCGACACCACTGAAATCGATACGTTTACAGATTTCCTTTTCACGAATCTGGAGCAGTTTGGTGACCCCAAAAATGACATTAGAAACGCGATACTATATGCGATGGGTGAAGGCCAGAAGCCCGGCGGTCTTGTGCTGACTGCAGCAGATGCCGAAACCGGCGAAATTTATGGCGCAGTGGTGATCAACAAAACAGGTATGTCGGGCTATATCCCTGAGAATATCCTGGTATACATTGCAACCGATAAGAACTCGCGCGGAAAAGGGATCGGCAAAAGTCTTATGCTTGAAGCCATTAAACTCGCGCAGGGGGACATTGCCCTGCATTGCGAGCCCGATAACCCCGCAAAACATCTATACGAAAAACTGGGATTCACCAGCAAGTACCTTGAAATGAGGTTAAACAACACAAAAAATGTCTTATATAACGCTTAATTCCGCAAAACTAACCCATAATTTCACGTTTCTTGACCGTCTTTTCGCTGCCCACCACATCGATTGGGCTATTGTAGGCAAACTGTTGTGCGGTAACGAGCAGTTTCTGCGTGTGCTGCTGAAAATCTCGGACACCGAAATATGTGATTCGAGACTGAGCAACCTGCAGGTCATCAAGAAAATCTCACCTCAGACCACCACGATTTACATCAAGCCACCGGCAAAACGCCTGGTAAAGGATATTGTTGAATTTGCTGATGTAAGTTTCAATACAGAAATCCAGACCCTGGCCGCGCTGTCGGATGAAGCGGTGAGACAGGATAAAGTGCACAGGGTGGTGCTGATGGTGGAAATGGGCGAGCTGCGCGAGGGGATCATGGTTCAGAACATGGTGAGGTTCTACGCTCAGGTTTCGGAAATGCCCAATCTTGAAGTGGTGGGCCTCGGCACAAACCTCAACTGTCTTAACGGTATCCTGCCGGACCGGGAAAAACTCATCGCGCTTAAACAGTGTAAAGAGGTTTTGGAAGAGAAGTTCGGGCACAGAATCCCTTTCATCTCGGGTGGTTCGTCAGTTACGGTTCCGCTGATTTTCCGTGGCGAGGTGCCTCCCGGCATCAATCATTTCCGGGTGGGAGAGACACTTTTTTTCGGAACCGATGTGTACGGCGACACGCTGATCAGTGGGATGTACAGTGATGTTTTCACACTTACTGCAGAAATCATCGAGTTGCGCGAAAAACCAAAATTGCCTTCGGGACTCGCGGGCACCAACCTTACCGGAGAAAAACCCGTGTATCCAGACGAAGACCGCGACCGGACTTCGGTTCGCGCAATCGTCGACATCGGATTGCTGGATATCGACCACAAAAACATCGCCCCGATTCTGCCGGGGATCTCAATAATTGGCGCAAGTTCTGATATGCTGATCCTCGACCTCGATACAAACAGCGCAGGCTATAAAGTGGGTGATACCATAGAATTCCGGATGAACTATATGGCGGTGCTCCGCGCAATGAATTCCGATTATGTCGATAAAAACGTCGTGTCCCGAATAGCGGCACCTGACCTCAGAATCCTGCAGAATATGAACTGATTTGTTTCAGCAGCTCATGTATGGGTATGTTTTATCTTTGTTAGAATGTAAAACGTACTATTATGCCTGATACTTCCACATCCTATAGAGCTGTAACGGTAACGAACCTCAATATGCCGACCCCTTTCGGCGGTGAATTTGCTGTGCTTTGCGCGGAAAAGCTTAATACCGTTTTGGCGGCGGAAAAATCCTTTAAAAGCAAATTCTATCTGCTGATCACGGTAAAATCGGGTACGGGAACCTTATCGCTTGACAATACCGCATACGAAATAAAGGGTGGCCGTGTATTTTATATCAATTATAACCAGATCTTCAGCTTTTCTGCCGATACCGATTTTGAGGGTAAACTGCTTTTCTTTACGCGCTCATTTTACAATATGATCTATACCGGCAATACGAAAATAAAGAACGACACTGCATTTTCGGGTCTGCCGACTTACCTGGATTTTAAAAAGAATGATTTTACCGGTTTTATGCTGGGGATTGCGGATATACATAATGAAACCTCTAAAAACGCGCTGCGCAGCAAAGAGATCGTGTGTCTTTTGCTGAAGGTTGCGATGTTGAAGTACATTCAGAAAAGCGGTAACGCACAGCATGCTGATTTCAGAACGGACCGGAAGGTTTCTTATGTGGAAGACTTTGCCAGTCTTGTTGATGCAAATTTCAAGGAACTCAAAAGAACTTCGGATTATGCCGCGAAACTCAGTATCACCCCGAATTATCTGAATGCGGTGGTAAAGGAAAGGCTGGATATATCTGCCGAACGTTACATACAGAACCGAGTAATTCTTGAGGCCGAAAGACTGCTGCTGAACACCCACCTTTCTGTAACTGAAATCTCCTATGAACTGGGATTTTCGGATAAATCGCACTTTGGAAAGTACTTCAGAAAGATCGCAGGCGAAACGCCGAACCGCTTCAGAAAGAAAGCCGGAGCAGCTGAAATAGAGTAGCGGTAGCTCGGTTTAGGTAGCATCAGAGCAGCGCCTGAATTCGTTTTGGTCTTTGAGGGGAGATTTCAAATGAAAAAACTTTATGTACAATACTGTCGGAATTCAGGACCACCGGTTAATCAGCGTTGTGGTTAAGCCGTAAATTTCACTAAGATCGCATTTGGTATGAAAAACAGTATGTTCAACACCACTTTTGATAAAGGCGTAATAATCCCGGGGCTGATTTTAATTATTGGCAGGTGCCTCTTCACCTTCTTATTTCCCGAACCTTCGGAGTGTGTACTTAATGCGCTGAAGAACTTTCGTTAATCTCAACTGGATTTACAGTGATCGTTCGCATTTCCAACGTTTCGTTGTCCCTGGGTTATCAGTTTTCAAAAGAATGGATACTTACACAAACGGAAGCTGTGTCCGCGCGGGCGCGGACGACATCAGCTCACAATTATTTTTTAATGATCTTTCGTGTAACCTCTTTGCGGTCTGCGGTGATTATTTTCAGCAGATAAGCGCCATTGTTCAGATGCGAAATATTGATCTTAGGCACTTTAGAGTCTGCTACCTTGCGGCCTGAAAAATCGTACAGGGTTGCGGAAAGGATGTCACTGCCGATGTATAGATAATCGGAGGTCGGATTGGGGTAGACCGTGATGTCGGATTTCACCGTGTTGCCCGCACCCAGATTGGCAAATGTAAGCTCATAGGTTACGATGCCCAGATCGAAAGTTGCAATGTAGACTTTAGCCGTATTGCCCGTAAAATCAGCGTAGATCGAGGCTGATTCTACATTCCAAAGATCGTCGGCGTCCACCTGCGTCCATGTTGCGCCATGGTCGGAAGAATACAGAAGTGCAAATGTCGAGTAATCTGAAACATAATTCGCCGCAATCATATGGCCGCTCACCGTATCGGAATACTGAACCATTTTAACCTCCGGGCTCTGCGTCTGGCTCCACGTCTGTCCGCTGTTGATGGAGGTATAAACGCCGTTACTTGTTGCAAGTGCGAGTTCATTTCGTTGCAAAGGGTTCTGCGCGATGTCTGATATAAAATCAGGTGTTGCGCCGGCCAGTGGTACGTTGAGCCAGTTTGCACCGCCATCTGTGGTTTTGTACAGTTCCGATCCGGAGGCTATCAGTAATTCCGCAGAAGTTGCGTCGGTATGCAGAATCTGCGTGACAGGCTGCGTTGTGGGGATGCTGACAGGCGTCACTGTAACATCAGGATCTGAAAAATCGATGGTTACCAGTTCTCCTTCACTGTATTGCGCAAAAGAGGCCCAGATTTTATTGGGATTTACGGGATCTGTTTTCAGGTCTAACATCTGATTGCTGCTATTCGACACAATTACCTGAAACGTCTGGCCGTAATCGTTGCTCATACGCAGCGTGGCGCCCATTGAAGTGGCATTGTATTTAAAAATACGCCCTTCAGTTTTTGGATCGGTAAATATTTTGGATGAACCAAAGGTTCCGAATGCCGTAAGCGCCTTGATATCCCTCGCATTTTCTTCTCCGGTTGTAAGGTTCTTATGCACAAAACCATACTGCACTCCGTAATACAGATGTTTTGCGGTGGCGTTTTCAGCCATTTCCACGCGCGCATCTGAATTGAAATATGGTGACCGGATCAGCTGAAACGTCTCGCCACCATCTTTGGAGAGTGCCGGCGTAAAATTTTGACCCAACACGAGCTCACTCGCGTCGAACGGATTGAAACTCATGGTAAGACCATAATAATAATCTGTAAGGTTATCGAGCTCATATTCTTTCTTGGTCCACGTCGCACCGTTGTCTTTCGAAATGGCAACTTCGTCCTCTTCGAGTACATACACATAATTATTCAGCGGATTAATTGCGATATGGTTGATGTGATTGGTGTTTCCGGTATTATTCCACGCAACAGGAGCGGTCGTGAAGGTAGTTCCGCCGTCGGTGGAGTGGTATAAAGCCTCGGGAGTGCCGCTGAAGGTGATGGCGGTTCCGATGTACAGTTCATTGGAGGTGTTCGGAGGAAATGCAATTGAACTCAACGTAATCCCTTCGAGTTCTTCACGGTAGCTTGCACCCGAATCATCCGAGATCAGCAGACCGCCAATAACGTCCATCGAGCCGTTACCACGCAACAGATAGATGCGGTTACTGTTGTCCGGACTTACCGATATGGCATTGATGAAAACTTTGTCGTTAAGTTCCGTATCATAGATTTCGGTCCAGGTACTGCCGCCCGTTTTGGTGTAAAAGGCTTTACCGTAGTTATCAACGCCCACCTGCCATTCGGTATTTACCAGAAGGATACTGCTGTCCCCGGGTAAAAAGCTGTACGCCTTAACCTGTGGATTGTCCGCCGCGTTGGGAAGCGCAAACTGTTTTGTAATTTTTTCGGCCGCAATATTAAGGACGATTACAGCAGCATTACTGCCGTCCACAGCAAAAGTAAGTTCCGAACCGTCAGCGCTTATTTTAAGTTGCGAGAGTCGTGAACCGATCGAAGCCGGCATGGCGTAGAACACCTCCCAGCTTACGCCGTTATCGCGCGACACCACGATGTGATTTTTCATTGTTATCGCGTAGATGGTGTTGGCCTTTTTCTGATCATAAGTAAGATCGAACATTCTGCCGAAGTTCTGGCTTCCGACCACTGAAAGTTGCGCCGGAACAAGGTGAGCCGCGCCGAGTAGAACCGCCGAAATAAGAATAGTGATTTTTTTCATTTGAATATTATTTTAGATTGATGACCTCAAATATTCGGAATAAAATAAAAAAAGAACTGTAAAACGCCGGAAATTACAGGACAGACGGCCGGAAAAAGTGTGACACTCCCGTTATACAGCTGATAAATAAGTATATAGGTCGGCGTCTTTGGCGAGGTTCATTTTACGCGCGATGCGTTCTTTGCGCTTGCGGCAGGCTTCAAGGGTGATATTCAGCAGTGCGGAGATTTCTTTTGAACTTAAATTCATGTACACATAAGACAGAAAACGGATGTCGTTGGCCGAAAGGTCCGGATGTTTTTCCTGAAGACGCAGCAGGAAACCGCGGTTCACCTCCTCGAAATGCAGCAGAAAATCGGTCTGCTCATTTTCTTCGCGCAGACCGTGTTTCAACTGATTAACAGCTGCATTGATCGCGCTGCTGTTTTCGGTATCCGACTGCTGCATCAGCGAACTGATGACGCCCTCAATAAGTTCGTTTTTACTCGCGAGCTGCAGCACTTTCACCGTGAGTTTACGGTTTTTGGCTTCGACTTCGTTTTTCAGTTTTTCTTCTTCTAGCAGTGATCGCACTTTATTTTCTTCGTATTGCTTCTCGAGGATCTCGCGGTCTTTCTTTTCCTGTTCGAGTTCAAGCTTTATGATTTTCTTTGTGTTTTCCTCAATTACTTTCTCCTGTTTCATGCGAAGGTTTTTGCTTCGGAAAAACAGGATCAGGCTGACGATCACCATCAGAATAAAACCGGTGCTGATGATGAAGATGGTGCGTTC
This window of the Flavobacteriaceae bacterium 3519-10 genome carries:
- a CDS encoding Transcriptional regulator, translating into MRYIYLVILLSGTLQAQLSSKETMGSAEKKSIELATQAIELFKKNDLKKSTELLFEAKEIAETTRNYELTAKIYGSIAHQYIQLKLNDKAKEYLQKAITEVNKLPENDTKITLKGLSYLDLGNIFFDEKKYEAANSNYKRSLKQFQLLSRPEPSVYHYRRSLYNIGRSFSFMKKNDSAEFYLNKALAVKDLKNRELKLYIYNALAQVYSDRGFTQRAVDSLKVALLDPQLQDAELKTEIYNNLAKNYRLQGNYKEYFAYNEKYINATESVKEKELSAINTAINAEQKDFRSVISRADQNYRRILSISAVLAIIFIGAIIYLILKRKREIKAFELMTSKLTALPSETTEKKIPSQPKDKTDYIPSPVETEILSRLEKFEASDKYINPKLNIANLAVQLATNTSYLSDVINKYKGKNFNTYINGLRIRYICDKIYNNPDYQKYKISYLAEECGFTSHSAFTTVFKNTTGISPSIFLREAAKKRTAN
- a CDS encoding UspA; this translates as MSPTILKTLLVPTGFSAKCENALRLAAEMAQRHDAKIILFHVVPLQYLIDRTGRQIIGGDTTQITIEQAAEKLLSYKEALVANHPGLQIETHVKTGMLPDVVNDLTVSASADLVILGTSGEQKWKQMILGSYSYDILRDAPCPVLLVPQLFEKRAFCNILFPVRVTDYLELKLELAVAIAERNHAHINLYGVCDADNLEEIRERFKVAEAGFKDKVRSFRSELVLTDDKAEAISHESNEKDCDLVILSHKDEFVWKSVLLENFFRKIINGTDAALLFVKPRLIGTTEIQDGGTSYDITMPVPG
- a CDS encoding amino acid racemase, with translation MSYITLNSAKLTHNFTFLDRLFAAHHIDWAIVGKLLCGNEQFLRVLLKISDTEICDSRLSNLQVIKKISPQTTTIYIKPPAKRLVKDIVEFADVSFNTEIQTLAALSDEAVRQDKVHRVVLMVEMGELREGIMVQNMVRFYAQVSEMPNLEVVGLGTNLNCLNGILPDREKLIALKQCKEVLEEKFGHRIPFISGGSSVTVPLIFRGEVPPGINHFRVGETLFFGTDVYGDTLISGMYSDVFTLTAEIIELREKPKLPSGLAGTNLTGEKPVYPDEDRDRTSVRAIVDIGLLDIDHKNIAPILPGISIIGASSDMLILDLDTNSAGYKVGDTIEFRMNYMAVLRAMNSDYVDKNVVSRIAAPDLRILQNMN
- a CDS encoding transcriptional regulator, AraC family, producing MPDTSTSYRAVTVTNLNMPTPFGGEFAVLCAEKLNTVLAAEKSFKSKFYLLITVKSGTGTLSLDNTAYEIKGGRVFYINYNQIFSFSADTDFEGKLLFFTRSFYNMIYTGNTKIKNDTAFSGLPTYLDFKKNDFTGFMLGIADIHNETSKNALRSKEIVCLLLKVAMLKYIQKSGNAQHADFRTDRKVSYVEDFASLVDANFKELKRTSDYAAKLSITPNYLNAVVKERLDISAERYIQNRVILEAERLLLNTHLSVTEISYELGFSDKSHFGKYFRKIAGETPNRFRKKAGAAEIE